The Bacillus sp. SM2101 genome contains a region encoding:
- a CDS encoding endonuclease/exonuclease/phosphatase family protein, with the protein MKTMSFNILADRRTWNSRKDGIINKILEIDPDIAGLQEALATQRVDLIDGLSDSYDLVEFNIPGNYDNPILIRKDYFTILDSGFVEAAECNFIRYVTWLLLRENNSCNEFYFYNNHFCFQPLSSREEQAIIQAETINQHQMQSCSNDYVAIAVGDFNSNRNSSVMQYLLDQVPIEGIPNPVNLVDTWDVANPNVAKPPTTDRGAAIDWILTLSGTDVTDATVENSDGFSDHFPVTATFEF; encoded by the coding sequence ATGAAAACAATGAGTTTTAATATTCTTGCTGATAGAAGAACTTGGAACAGTCGTAAAGATGGCATTATTAACAAAATTCTCGAAATAGATCCTGATATTGCAGGACTTCAAGAAGCTTTGGCAACTCAAAGAGTAGATTTAATCGATGGACTATCTGACTCATACGATTTAGTTGAGTTTAACATTCCTGGTAACTATGATAACCCTATTTTAATAAGAAAAGACTATTTTACAATTCTTGATTCAGGTTTTGTTGAAGCTGCTGAGTGTAATTTTATACGCTATGTTACGTGGCTGCTTTTAAGAGAAAATAACTCATGCAATGAATTCTATTTTTATAATAATCACTTCTGCTTTCAGCCATTATCAAGCAGAGAAGAGCAAGCCATCATACAAGCTGAAACAATTAATCAGCATCAAATGCAGTCATGCAGTAATGATTATGTCGCCATTGCAGTAGGAGATTTTAACTCGAATAGGAATAGCTCTGTAATGCAATACCTGTTGGATCAAGTTCCAATTGAAGGCATACCTAATCCAGTAAATTTAGTGGACACATGGGATGTTGCAAACCCTAATGTAGCCAAGCCTCCTACAACAGATCGAGGAGCAGCCATTGATTGGATTCTTACACTTTCGGGCACAGATGTTACTGATGCAACTGTAGAAAACTCAGATGGATTTTCCGATCATTTTCCAGTAACGGCTACGTTTGAATTTTAG
- a CDS encoding YolD-like family protein, with translation MEALEFTQEVTVTYFENGAFKPCMGYIHFIDQYHRHIRVTDKFDEIHIIKFEDIINVQII, from the coding sequence CTGGAAGCACTCGAGTTTACACAAGAAGTGACTGTGACATATTTTGAGAACGGGGCTTTTAAGCCATGTATGGGATATATTCATTTTATAGATCAATACCATAGGCATATTAGAGTAACCGATAAATTCGATGAAATACATATAATTAAATTTGAAGACATTATTAATGTACAAATAATATAA
- the hfq gene encoding RNA chaperone Hfq — MKSNKSQINQQDTQLLEAKENQLLVTIILVGGFQFRCKVIDFDIFTVLVDVEGKQQLIYKHAISTVVNNTTTKKQR, encoded by the coding sequence ATGAAAAGTAATAAAAGTCAAATCAATCAACAAGATACTCAACTTTTAGAAGCGAAAGAAAATCAATTGCTTGTTACAATTATTTTGGTTGGGGGCTTTCAGTTTAGATGTAAGGTAATCGATTTTGACATCTTCACTGTACTTGTAGACGTAGAAGGGAAACAACAGCTAATATATAAACATGCTATTTCTACTGTTGTGAATAATACAACTACTAAAAAACAAAGATGA
- a CDS encoding IS3 family transposase, with product MTTIYKESKGHYGSLTIHHKLTEEGIHISLKRVQPLMKKSRYPLYC from the coding sequence ATGACAACCATCTATAAAGAGAGTAAGGGGCATTATGGGTCTCTAACAATTCACCATAAATTAACAGAAGAAGGAATCCACATAAGTTTGAAACGTGTCCAACCATTAATGAAAAAAAGCCGATATCCACTCTATTGTTAG
- a CDS encoding HU family DNA-binding protein translates to MNKTEFINAVAEKAELSKKDASKVLEAVTNSISETLKDGDKVSLLGFGTFEVRERAARKGRNPQTGEEIVIAASKAPAFKPGKELKDAVKI, encoded by the coding sequence ATGAATAAAACAGAATTTATTAACGCAGTTGCTGAAAAAGCAGAACTTAGCAAAAAGGACGCAAGCAAAGTATTAGAAGCAGTAACCAACTCAATTAGTGAAACACTAAAAGATGGTGACAAAGTTTCTCTTCTCGGCTTTGGAACATTTGAAGTACGTGAAAGAGCAGCTCGCAAAGGACGTAATCCACAAACAGGTGAAGAAATTGTAATCGCAGCAAGTAAAGCACCTGCATTTAAACCAGGTAAAGAGTTAAAGGATGCTGTGAAAATCTAG
- a CDS encoding thermonuclease family protein, which translates to MKKNWLLTIIGLLLSIFIAGCTNTSSSAPLDNISEEKIETTIENKDNEKEILAEQDEQAKKQLEELEKEKEQEELAQRFHLEVATVSRIVDGDTVELTDNRKIRLVGVNTPESTSKIEEYGKEASKYTQSQLEGRQVWLQKDVSDTDRYDRFLRIIWLDIPTDDMDESEIREKMFNADLVINGFAEPSTYTPDVKYSDYFIKFAREARENNTGLWAFGENGTTKGDLDGEKEASKINSTSTQQDYDSSSNEVGVESFKNCTELKKIHPNGVGSDHPAYASKHDRDKDGWACES; encoded by the coding sequence GTGAAGAAAAATTGGTTGTTAACTATTATAGGCTTGTTGCTATCTATATTCATTGCTGGTTGTACTAATACGTCAAGTTCAGCACCATTGGACAATATATCAGAAGAAAAGATCGAAACAACAATAGAAAATAAAGATAATGAGAAAGAAATATTAGCTGAACAGGATGAACAAGCTAAAAAACAATTAGAGGAACTTGAAAAAGAAAAAGAGCAAGAAGAATTAGCTCAACGTTTTCATTTAGAAGTAGCTACTGTTAGTAGAATTGTAGATGGTGATACAGTTGAATTGACTGACAATAGGAAAATACGTTTGGTTGGTGTAAATACTCCAGAATCGACGTCTAAAATTGAAGAGTATGGAAAAGAAGCAAGTAAATACACACAATCACAATTAGAAGGAAGACAAGTGTGGTTACAAAAAGACGTATCTGATACTGACAGGTATGATCGTTTCTTACGTATTATTTGGCTCGATATTCCTACAGATGATATGGATGAATCAGAAATAAGAGAAAAAATGTTTAATGCTGATTTGGTCATTAATGGTTTTGCAGAGCCTTCTACATATACTCCAGATGTAAAATATAGTGATTATTTTATCAAGTTTGCAAGGGAAGCGCGTGAAAATAATACCGGACTGTGGGCTTTCGGAGAAAACGGAACTACCAAAGGCGATCTAGATGGAGAAAAGGAAGCTTCAAAAATAAATTCAACATCTACTCAACAAGATTATGATAGTTCATCAAACGAAGTAGGCGTAGAATCATTTAAAAATTGTACAGAACTTAAAAAGATACATCCAAACGGAGTTGGTTCCGACCACCCTGCATATGCATCTAAACATGATCGTGACAAAGATGGCTGGGCTTGCGAAAGCTAG